Proteins encoded together in one Apus apus isolate bApuApu2 chromosome Z, bApuApu2.pri.cur, whole genome shotgun sequence window:
- the TMEM38B gene encoding trimeric intracellular cation channel type B isoform X2, producing the protein MAGAVEVAVRSPVACWFSAMLHCFGGSVLSSLMLAEPPVAFLAKGTNILLASSVWYLVFYCPQDLFYRCFAFLPLRLLVAGMKEVTRTWKIMAGIAHADSHFKDAWLLMVAVGWARGAGGGLISNFEQLVRGVWKPETNELLKMSYPVKVTLIGAVLFTLQHSQYLPIARHNLMFLYSIFLVVSKVTMMLTRTSASPFAPFEAALGHMFFGLQKTPSKVRGEGASSSSGSSDCDPSSSEQPRDGVRKRQAKKTE; encoded by the exons ATGGCAG GAGCTGTGGAAGTGGCAGTCCGTAGTCCAGTTGCCTGCTGGTTTAGTGCTATGCTTCATTGCTTTGGTGGTTCAGTTTTGTCTTCCTTGATGCTTGCAGAACCTCCAGTAGCATTTCTGGCGAAGGGCACAAATATTCTACTGGCATCTTCAGTCTG GTACCTTGTATTTTACTGCCCACAAGACCTATTCTACCGGTGCTTTGCCTTTCTGCCTCTTCGCCTCCTGGTTGCAGGAATGAAAGAAGTGACTAGGACTTGGAAGATAATGGCTGGCATTGCACATGCAGACAGTCACTTCAAAGATGCCTGGCTTCTCATGGTTGCTGTGGGCTGGGCCAGAG GAGCTGGTGGTGGCCTAATTTCCAACTTTGAGCAGCTGGTGAGAGGAGTCTGGAAACCTGAAACCAATGAACTACTGAAGATGTCCta CCCTGTGAAAGTGACTTTGATAGGAGCTGTTCTTTTCACCCTGCAACACAGCCAGTACTTGCCAATAGCAAGACACAACCTTATGTTTTTATACAGCATCTTTCTTGTTGTCTCCAAG GTAACAATGATGTTGACAAGAACTTCAGCTTCTCCATTTGCTCCCTTTGAGGCTGCATTAGGCCATATGTTCTTTGGCTTGCAAAAGACACCATCCAAAGTGAGGGGTGAAGGTGCCTCATCTTCCAGTGGCTCTTCTGACTGTGACCCGTCTTCTTCTGAACAGCCCCGTGATGGTGTTAGGAAAAgacaagcaaagaaaactgaataa
- the TMEM38B gene encoding trimeric intracellular cation channel type B isoform X1, whose amino-acid sequence MELWQVSLYFSRLSMFPFFDLAHYVASVMALKEQRGAVEVAVRSPVACWFSAMLHCFGGSVLSSLMLAEPPVAFLAKGTNILLASSVWYLVFYCPQDLFYRCFAFLPLRLLVAGMKEVTRTWKIMAGIAHADSHFKDAWLLMVAVGWARGAGGGLISNFEQLVRGVWKPETNELLKMSYPVKVTLIGAVLFTLQHSQYLPIARHNLMFLYSIFLVVSKVTMMLTRTSASPFAPFEAALGHMFFGLQKTPSKVRGEGASSSSGSSDCDPSSSEQPRDGVRKRQAKKTE is encoded by the exons ATGGAGCTATGGCAGGTGTCGCTGTATTTCTCGCGCCTGTCTATGTTCCCCTTCTTCGATCTGGCTCACTATGTGGCCTCCGTCATGGCGCTGAAGGAGCAGCGGG GAGCTGTGGAAGTGGCAGTCCGTAGTCCAGTTGCCTGCTGGTTTAGTGCTATGCTTCATTGCTTTGGTGGTTCAGTTTTGTCTTCCTTGATGCTTGCAGAACCTCCAGTAGCATTTCTGGCGAAGGGCACAAATATTCTACTGGCATCTTCAGTCTG GTACCTTGTATTTTACTGCCCACAAGACCTATTCTACCGGTGCTTTGCCTTTCTGCCTCTTCGCCTCCTGGTTGCAGGAATGAAAGAAGTGACTAGGACTTGGAAGATAATGGCTGGCATTGCACATGCAGACAGTCACTTCAAAGATGCCTGGCTTCTCATGGTTGCTGTGGGCTGGGCCAGAG GAGCTGGTGGTGGCCTAATTTCCAACTTTGAGCAGCTGGTGAGAGGAGTCTGGAAACCTGAAACCAATGAACTACTGAAGATGTCCta CCCTGTGAAAGTGACTTTGATAGGAGCTGTTCTTTTCACCCTGCAACACAGCCAGTACTTGCCAATAGCAAGACACAACCTTATGTTTTTATACAGCATCTTTCTTGTTGTCTCCAAG GTAACAATGATGTTGACAAGAACTTCAGCTTCTCCATTTGCTCCCTTTGAGGCTGCATTAGGCCATATGTTCTTTGGCTTGCAAAAGACACCATCCAAAGTGAGGGGTGAAGGTGCCTCATCTTCCAGTGGCTCTTCTGACTGTGACCCGTCTTCTTCTGAACAGCCCCGTGATGGTGTTAGGAAAAgacaagcaaagaaaactgaataa